One Streptomyces coeruleorubidus DNA segment encodes these proteins:
- a CDS encoding class I SAM-dependent methyltransferase: MYSPTPADWHEANRAHWDERVPLHAAGDFYDLDSFRAGQDPLRDFELAEVGDVSGRSLLHLQCHIGLDTLSWARHGAARVVGLDFSAPAVDIARGLARDLGLGEDRAAFVAADVYDAAGAVPDPSYDIVYTGVGALCWLPDIGRWAETAASLVAPGGFLYLCEFHPLTDVLDDETGSRITYDYFARDAWIEESPGSYAAEGADFVHNRRVEWQHPVGEVVSALAAAGLRIEFLREHDVSLFRRFGCFERRDGYFRYPADRPRIPLMYSIRARKD; this comes from the coding sequence ATGTACTCCCCCACCCCGGCCGACTGGCACGAGGCCAACCGCGCCCACTGGGACGAACGCGTCCCCCTGCACGCCGCCGGCGATTTCTACGACCTCGACTCCTTCCGGGCCGGCCAGGACCCCTTGCGCGACTTCGAACTCGCCGAGGTCGGCGACGTCTCCGGCCGCTCTCTGCTGCACCTGCAGTGCCATATCGGCCTGGACACGCTTTCCTGGGCCCGGCACGGCGCCGCCCGTGTCGTCGGCCTGGACTTCTCCGCACCGGCGGTCGACATCGCCCGCGGCCTCGCGCGCGACCTCGGCCTCGGCGAGGACCGGGCGGCCTTCGTCGCGGCGGACGTGTACGACGCGGCCGGCGCGGTCCCGGACCCGTCGTACGACATCGTCTACACCGGCGTCGGCGCGCTGTGCTGGCTGCCCGACATCGGGCGCTGGGCCGAGACGGCGGCCTCGCTGGTGGCGCCCGGCGGGTTCCTGTACCTCTGCGAGTTCCATCCGCTCACCGACGTCCTCGACGACGAGACCGGCTCGCGGATCACGTACGACTACTTCGCCCGTGACGCCTGGATCGAGGAGAGTCCGGGTTCGTACGCGGCCGAGGGCGCCGACTTCGTCCACAACCGGCGCGTGGAGTGGCAACACCCGGTCGGCGAGGTCGTCTCGGCGCTGGCGGCGGCCGGGCTGCGCATCGAGTTCCTGCGCGAGCACGACGTCTCGCTGTTCCGGCGGTTCGGGTGCTTCGAGCGGCGGGACGGCTACTTCCGCTATCCGGCGGACCGGCCGCGGATCCCGCTGATGTACTCGATCCGGGCCCGCAAGGACTGA
- a CDS encoding SURF1 family protein gives MYRFLLTPRWWGINVFVLLSIPFCIFMGSWQLGRFEDRVQDHRTATEQVAEARHEAPRPLGEMLPVTKATSGKQVTATGRYGRQLLVPGRELDGKQGFYVLTLLRTDSGEALPVVRGWLPGAADAAKAPAPPAGEVTVTGALQASETPGDNGVSAQGGLPAGQTAAISAASLVNLVPYDVYDAWVTLAKGDSGMKAVPASAPPDTGLDLKAFQNLGYTAEWFAFVGFVIFMWFRLLRREVEFARDAELGLVPEEEPVAADAGAK, from the coding sequence GTGTACCGGTTTCTGCTGACGCCCCGATGGTGGGGGATCAACGTCTTCGTGCTGTTGTCCATCCCCTTCTGCATCTTCATGGGGTCCTGGCAGCTGGGCCGGTTCGAGGACCGTGTGCAGGACCACCGCACGGCCACCGAGCAGGTCGCCGAGGCCCGGCACGAGGCGCCCCGGCCGCTCGGGGAGATGCTGCCGGTGACCAAGGCGACGTCCGGCAAGCAGGTCACCGCGACCGGTCGCTACGGCAGGCAGCTGCTGGTGCCCGGCCGGGAGCTCGACGGCAAGCAGGGTTTCTACGTCCTGACGCTGCTGCGCACCGACTCGGGCGAGGCGCTGCCGGTGGTCCGGGGGTGGCTGCCGGGTGCCGCCGACGCGGCGAAGGCGCCCGCGCCGCCCGCCGGTGAGGTCACGGTCACGGGGGCGCTCCAGGCGTCCGAGACGCCGGGGGACAACGGCGTGAGTGCGCAGGGCGGGCTGCCGGCCGGGCAGACCGCGGCGATCAGTGCGGCGTCCTTGGTGAACCTGGTGCCGTACGACGTGTACGACGCGTGGGTCACGTTGGCGAAGGGTGACTCGGGGATGAAGGCGGTGCCGGCGAGTGCGCCGCCGGACACCGGGCTGGACCTGAAGGCGTTCCAGAACCTCGGTTACACCGCCGAGTGGTTCGCTTTCGTGGGGTTCGTGATCTTCATGTGGTTCCGGTTGCTGCGGCGTGAAGTGGAGTTCGCGCGGGATGCGGAGCTGGGGTTGGTGCCGGAGGAGGAGCCTGTCGCTGCGGACGCCGGTGCCAAGTGA
- a CDS encoding SigE family RNA polymerase sigma factor — translation MPVIAPVPAARPARIPNQRDGAEDGVAAGTTVDHLTETYRAHYRSLLGLAALLLDDTASCEDVVQEAFIRVHSARKRVRDPEKTLAYLRQTVVNLSRSALRRRILGLKLLSKPMPDMASAEEGAYDQLERDSLIKAMKGLQRRQREVLVLRYFADMTEAQVAETLGISLGSVKAYGSRGIAALRLAMEAPV, via the coding sequence ATGCCGGTGATCGCGCCCGTGCCCGCAGCGCGGCCGGCCCGCATCCCGAACCAGCGTGACGGCGCCGAGGACGGTGTCGCGGCCGGGACCACGGTCGACCACCTCACCGAGACCTACCGCGCGCACTACCGCTCGCTGCTCGGTCTCGCGGCGCTCCTCCTCGACGACACGGCCTCCTGCGAGGACGTCGTCCAGGAGGCCTTCATCCGCGTCCACTCGGCCCGCAAGCGGGTCCGCGACCCCGAGAAGACCCTGGCGTACCTGCGCCAGACGGTCGTCAACCTGTCCCGTTCGGCGCTGCGCCGCCGCATCCTCGGCCTGAAGCTGCTGTCGAAGCCCATGCCCGACATGGCGAGCGCCGAGGAAGGCGCCTACGACCAGTTGGAGCGCGACTCCCTCATCAAGGCGATGAAGGGCCTGCAGCGCCGCCAGCGCGAGGTGCTGGTGCTGCGCTACTTCGCGGACATGACCGAGGCCCAGGTCGCCGAGACCCTCGGCATATCCCTGGGCTCGGTCAAGGCGTACGGCTCGCGCGGTATCGCGGCGCTCCGGCTGGCCATGGAGGCGCCGGTATGA
- a CDS encoding response regulator transcription factor has product MRVLLVEDDEPVAESLRRGLKRYGFEVEWVATGQAALNHTDPYDVVLLDLGLPDTDGLDVCKVLRERGDVPIIVISARSDETDRVVGLEIGADDYVSKPFGVREVIARIRAVMRRAQPRTPAAAAPEKGPDRYGPRLTVDRKAARVRLDGEEVALAPKEYDLLAFLTEEPGALMSREQIMEAVWDANWFGPTKTLDVHVAALRRKLAGAITIEAVRGVGFRLEIVQDGGGEDNGGGTNTDSDAS; this is encoded by the coding sequence GTGCGCGTACTGCTGGTGGAAGACGATGAACCGGTCGCCGAGTCCCTCAGACGCGGCCTGAAGCGCTACGGCTTCGAGGTCGAGTGGGTCGCCACGGGCCAGGCGGCGCTGAACCACACGGACCCCTACGACGTCGTCCTGCTCGACCTCGGCCTGCCCGACACCGACGGCCTCGACGTCTGCAAGGTGCTGCGCGAGCGCGGCGACGTCCCGATCATCGTGATCAGCGCCCGCAGCGACGAGACCGACCGGGTGGTGGGCCTGGAGATCGGCGCGGACGACTACGTCTCCAAGCCGTTCGGCGTCCGGGAGGTCATCGCCCGCATCCGGGCGGTCATGCGCCGCGCGCAGCCCCGCACCCCCGCCGCCGCTGCGCCCGAGAAAGGCCCCGACCGCTACGGCCCCCGCCTGACCGTCGACCGCAAGGCGGCCCGGGTGCGGCTCGACGGCGAGGAGGTGGCCCTCGCGCCCAAGGAGTACGACCTGCTGGCCTTCCTCACCGAGGAGCCCGGGGCGCTGATGTCGCGCGAGCAGATCATGGAAGCGGTCTGGGACGCGAACTGGTTCGGGCCGACGAAGACGCTGGACGTGCACGTGGCGGCGCTGCGGCGGAAGCTGGCGGGCGCGATCACGATCGAGGCGGTGCGCGGGGTCGGCTTCCGGCTGGAGATCGTCCAGGACGGCGGCGGCGAGGACAACGGCGGCGGCACGAACACGGACAGCGACGCCTCATGA
- a CDS encoding sensor histidine kinase, protein MIRQLVRSYIFLVAIAIALFTVPVAFSLTSQLRGDTEDSVVREAETMALLLANGDSTSCEALQKMAIAYAAGTPGDVQVAGAPGCAPGLLRPRQDAALTTALDRGKPTTDWGSSFIWGPELVITVPARTAGEDRPVGAVRIVYSTNEMTDRLWTIWGFRAVLAVLVLVVAALLGAGVARRLTRPLRQLNDMASKFSDGDLTARSPVTGPPETQTLARTLNQGAERLDTLIAAQRIFVADASHQLRTPLTALRLSLDNIADGVDDEFVREDVEQATAEVVRMNRLVNGLLVLARAEAKVSAAEPLPLLDIVRERLAVWRPAADERGVTIALRGSIDGRPSVLSSPGHLDQMLDNVLSNALEVSPDGGTITVRVDPLGDVVGVSVLDEGPGMSDAEKSRAFDRFWRGQGLTGKGGSGLGLAVVKQLATDDGGTVALTDAPGGGLCVTITLRAVSSRASSRSGG, encoded by the coding sequence ATGATCCGCCAGCTCGTCCGCAGCTACATCTTCCTCGTCGCGATCGCCATCGCCCTGTTCACGGTGCCGGTGGCCTTCTCGCTCACCTCCCAGCTGCGGGGCGACACGGAGGATTCCGTGGTGCGCGAGGCCGAGACCATGGCGCTGCTGCTGGCCAACGGCGACTCCACCTCGTGCGAGGCGCTCCAGAAGATGGCCATCGCGTACGCCGCCGGGACACCCGGCGACGTCCAGGTGGCCGGAGCCCCGGGCTGCGCGCCGGGCCTGCTCCGCCCGAGGCAGGACGCGGCCCTGACCACGGCCCTCGACCGGGGCAAGCCCACGACCGACTGGGGCTCCTCCTTCATCTGGGGCCCCGAGCTGGTGATCACTGTCCCCGCCAGGACGGCCGGCGAAGACCGCCCCGTCGGTGCCGTGCGCATCGTCTACTCGACGAACGAGATGACCGACCGCCTGTGGACGATCTGGGGCTTCCGGGCGGTCCTCGCGGTGCTGGTCCTCGTGGTGGCCGCCCTGCTCGGCGCGGGGGTGGCGCGGCGTCTGACCCGTCCGCTGCGCCAGCTCAACGACATGGCGAGCAAGTTCAGCGACGGCGACCTGACCGCCCGCTCCCCCGTGACGGGCCCGCCGGAGACCCAGACGCTGGCCCGCACCCTCAACCAGGGCGCGGAACGCCTGGACACCCTGATCGCGGCCCAGCGCATCTTCGTGGCGGACGCCTCGCACCAGCTGCGCACCCCGCTCACGGCCCTGCGGCTGTCCCTGGACAACATCGCCGACGGTGTGGACGACGAGTTCGTACGGGAGGACGTGGAGCAGGCCACCGCCGAGGTCGTGCGCATGAACCGCCTGGTCAACGGCCTGCTGGTGCTGGCCCGGGCCGAGGCCAAGGTGTCTGCTGCCGAGCCGCTCCCGCTGCTGGACATCGTGCGGGAGCGGCTCGCCGTGTGGAGACCGGCCGCCGACGAGCGCGGAGTCACCATCGCGCTCAGGGGGAGTATCGACGGCCGGCCGTCTGTGCTGTCCAGTCCCGGTCATCTGGACCAGATGCTGGACAACGTGCTCTCCAACGCCCTGGAGGTCTCACCGGACGGCGGGACGATCACCGTGCGGGTGGACCCCCTGGGCGATGTGGTGGGGGTGTCGGTCCTGGACGAGGGACCGGGCATGTCGGACGCCGAGAAGTCCCGTGCCTTCGACCGCTTCTGGCGCGGCCAGGGCCTGACCGGCAAGGGCGGCTCCGGTCTCGGTCTCGCCGTCGTCAAGCAACTGGCGACGGACGACGGCGGGACCGTGGCCCTGACGGACGCTCCCGGGGGCGGCCTGTGCGTGACCATCACCCTCCGGGCGGTCAGCTCTCGGGCATCTTCGAGGAGTGGTGGTTGA
- a CDS encoding aspartate kinase: MGLVVQKYGGSSVADAEGIKRVAKRIVEAKQNGNQVVAVVSAMGDTTDELIDLAEQVSPMPAGRELDMLLTAGERISMALLAMAIKKLGHEAQSFTGSQAGVITDSVHNKARIIDVTPGRIKTSVDEGNIAIVAGFQGVSQDTKDITTLGRGGSDTTAVALAAALDADVCEIYTDVDGVFTADPRVVKKARKIDWISFEDMLELAASGSKVLLHRCVEYARRYNIPIHVRSSFSGLQGTWVSSEPLVQKQGDKQVEQALISGVAHDTSEAKVTVVGVPDKPGEAASIFRTIANAEINIDMVVQNVSAASTGLTDISFTLPKTEGRKAIDALEKNKADIGFDSLRYDDQIGKISLVGAGMKTNPGVTADFFQALSDAGVNIELISTSEIRISVVTRADDVPEAVRAVHTAFGLDSDSDEAVVYGGTGR; encoded by the coding sequence GTGGGCCTTGTCGTGCAGAAGTACGGAGGCTCCTCCGTAGCCGATGCCGAGGGCATCAAGCGCGTCGCCAAGCGGATCGTGGAAGCGAAGCAGAACGGCAACCAGGTGGTTGCCGTCGTTTCCGCGATGGGCGACACGACGGACGAGCTGATCGATCTCGCCGAGCAGGTATCCCCGATGCCTGCCGGGCGCGAGCTCGACATGCTGCTGACCGCCGGAGAGCGGATCTCCATGGCGTTGCTGGCCATGGCGATCAAAAAGCTGGGCCACGAGGCCCAGTCGTTCACCGGCAGCCAGGCAGGTGTCATCACCGACTCGGTCCACAACAAAGCCCGGATCATCGACGTCACGCCGGGCCGGATCAAGACCTCGGTGGACGAGGGCAACATCGCGATCGTGGCCGGTTTCCAGGGCGTCAGCCAGGACACCAAGGACATCACCACCCTCGGCCGCGGCGGCTCCGACACCACCGCGGTGGCCCTCGCCGCCGCCCTCGACGCCGATGTGTGCGAGATCTACACCGACGTCGACGGCGTGTTCACCGCCGACCCGCGCGTGGTGAAGAAGGCCCGGAAGATCGACTGGATCTCCTTCGAGGACATGCTCGAACTGGCGGCGTCCGGGTCGAAGGTGCTGCTCCACCGCTGTGTGGAGTACGCCCGCCGGTACAACATCCCGATCCACGTCCGGTCCAGCTTCAGCGGACTTCAGGGCACATGGGTCAGCAGCGAGCCACTCGTTCAAAAGCAAGGGGACAAGCAGGTGGAGCAGGCTCTCATCTCCGGTGTCGCGCACGACACCTCCGAGGCCAAGGTCACGGTCGTCGGCGTGCCGGACAAGCCGGGCGAGGCGGCCTCGATCTTCCGCACGATCGCCAACGCCGAGATCAACATCGACATGGTCGTGCAGAACGTGTCCGCCGCCTCCACGGGCCTGACGGACATCTCTTTCACGCTGCCGAAGACCGAGGGCCGCAAGGCCATCGACGCGCTCGAGAAGAACAAGGCCGACATCGGCTTCGACTCGCTGCGCTACGACGACCAGATCGGCAAGATCTCCCTCGTCGGCGCCGGCATGAAGACCAACCCGGGCGTCACGGCCGACTTCTTCCAGGCGCTGTCCGACGCGGGCGTGAACATCGAGCTGATCTCGACCTCCGAGATCCGCATCTCGGTCGTCACGCGCGCCGACGACGTGCCCGAGGCCGTCCGCGCCGTGCACACCGCTTTCGGACTCGACTCCGACAGCGACGAGGCCGTCGTCTACGGAGGCACCGGCCGCTGA
- a CDS encoding aspartate-semialdehyde dehydrogenase has protein sequence MPGLRRADRSERPTLAVVGATGAVGTVMLQILSHRADVWGEIRLVASPRSAGRKLAVRGEETEVVALTEEAFDGVDVAMFDVPDEVAERWAPLAAAKGAVVVDNSGTFRMDPDVPLVVPEVNPHAVRMRPRGIIANPSCTTLSMIVALGALHAEFGLRELVVSSYQAVSGAGRAGVATLRQQLSLVAGTELGTSPGDVRRVVGDSTGPFPEPVALNVVPWAGSPREDGWSSEELKVRDESRKILGLPALPVAVTCVRVPVITTHSLTVHARFEGEVTVDKAREILATAPGVVLFDNPAAGEFPTPADVVGTDPTWVGRVRRALDDPTALELFVCGDNLRKGSALNTAQIAELVAAELS, from the coding sequence ATGCCCGGTCTCCGACGGGCCGACCGGTCCGAGCGCCCGACGCTCGCCGTCGTGGGAGCGACCGGGGCCGTCGGCACGGTCATGCTCCAGATCCTGTCCCACCGTGCGGATGTCTGGGGCGAGATCCGACTGGTCGCCTCCCCGCGCTCGGCCGGCCGCAAGCTGGCCGTGCGCGGCGAGGAGACCGAGGTCGTGGCGCTCACCGAGGAGGCCTTCGACGGGGTCGACGTCGCCATGTTCGACGTCCCCGACGAGGTCGCCGAGCGGTGGGCGCCCCTGGCCGCCGCCAAGGGCGCGGTGGTGGTCGACAACTCCGGCACGTTCCGGATGGACCCGGACGTGCCACTCGTCGTGCCCGAGGTCAACCCGCACGCCGTCCGGATGCGCCCGCGCGGGATCATCGCCAACCCCAGCTGCACGACGCTCTCCATGATCGTGGCCCTGGGCGCGCTGCACGCCGAGTTCGGGCTGCGCGAGCTGGTGGTCTCCTCGTACCAGGCGGTCAGCGGCGCCGGCCGCGCGGGCGTGGCGACGCTGCGGCAGCAGTTGTCCCTGGTCGCCGGCACGGAGCTGGGGACCAGCCCCGGTGACGTGCGGCGGGTCGTGGGAGACAGCACCGGGCCGTTCCCGGAGCCGGTCGCGCTGAACGTCGTGCCGTGGGCCGGGTCGCCGCGTGAGGACGGCTGGTCGTCGGAGGAGCTGAAGGTCCGGGACGAGTCCCGCAAGATCCTCGGTCTGCCCGCCCTGCCCGTGGCCGTGACCTGTGTCCGCGTCCCGGTGATCACCACGCATTCGCTGACCGTGCACGCCCGCTTCGAGGGCGAGGTCACCGTCGACAAGGCCCGCGAGATCCTCGCCACAGCACCCGGGGTCGTGCTGTTCGACAACCCGGCCGCGGGGGAGTTCCCGACCCCTGCCGATGTCGTCGGCACCGACCCGACGTGGGTCGGGCGGGTGCGGCGGGCGCTGGACGACCCGACGGCGCTCGAACTGTTCGTCTGCGGGGACAACCTGCGCAAGGGCTCCGCGCTCAACACCGCCCAGATCGCCGAACTGGTGGCCGCCGAGCTTTCGTGA